From a region of the Babylonia areolata isolate BAREFJ2019XMU chromosome 21, ASM4173473v1, whole genome shotgun sequence genome:
- the LOC143296454 gene encoding uncharacterized protein LOC143296454: MPAYSYGDVMNDVYIEYADDRRWRLYSTEERPVNTSRFKIENGGWRVTELELSPGGSPGEGTAVITLTDIEQGAEGKVLASGTLTCNSSSGGITVNAQRVGGGELERMEEAMTAFKKGEALTFTADLSACSKNSDERPLRPGPRAPLGDDASEVWTGRVTGYRVPGKVQGAVEFTSVLMGPKQREVFNVRLQPPDQVLVKSYALSRPTHEPTAVVTYQCVLGTSGTFHIFRV, encoded by the exons ATGCCGGCCTACTCCTACGGTGACGTCATGAATGACGTGTACATTGAATACGCTGACGATAGACGCTGGCGTCTGTACAGCACGGAGGAGCGGCCTGTGAACACCTCTCGCTTCAAGATTGAAA ATGGAGGTTGGCGAGTGACGGAGCTTGAACTCAGTCCGGGGGGCAGTCCTGGGGAGGGGACAGCGGTCATCACCCTCACCGACATCGAGCAAGGCGCCGAGGGCAAGGTGTTGGCCTCCGGTACCCTCACCTGTAATTCCTCCTCCGG AGGCATCACAGTGAACGCTCAGCGCGTTGGGGGAGGAGAGCTGGAGCGCATGGAGGAAGCCATGACGGCCTTCAAAAAGGGCGAGGCCTTGACCTTCACCGCTGACCTCAGCGCGTGCAGCAAGAATAGCGACGAGCGGCCTCTACGTCCGGGACCCCGGGCCCCGCTCGGCGATGATGCGTCTGAAGTGTGGACGGGTCGTGTCACTG GATACCGTGTGCCGGGCAAAGTGCAGGGAGCAGTGGAGTTCACCTCTGTCCTCATGGGGCCCAAGCAGCGAgaggtctttaacgtgcgtctgCAACCCCCCGACCAG GTGCTGGTCAAGTCGTACGCCCTGTCACGGCCAACCCACGAGCCGACCGCTGTGGTCACTTACCAGTGCGTACTGGGCACGTCAGGCACTTTCCATATCTTCCGCGTGTGA